Part of the Candidatus Brocadia sinica JPN1 genome, ACCATTTCCTGTCTTTTCGCTGACTGAATTGCCAAAAGTTCCTGTTCCATTTCCAATGAGAATTGAAATAGTATTGCTGCCAAAATTTGGTACTGCTAAGTCAGCAATTCCATCCTTATTAAAATCACCAGTTGTCAATCGAAATGGCTTCAACCCTACCTTAAAATGCGTTGCTATCCCAAAAGACCTGTCACCATTTCCAAGAAAAATAGAAACGGTATTACTGCCAAAATTTGAGATGGCTAAATCCCTTTTTTCGTCCCCATTGAAATCACCTGTTACAAGGGAAACAGGGTGAATCCCTGCATTGAAACTATTTGAGATGGTAAATGTATTATTAGTGTTTCCCTGCAAGATAGTAATTTCACCAGTGGAATCCTGTGAAATAATACTGCCGAAATGCGATACTGCTAAGTCTTTTCTCCCATCGCCATTGAAATCATCCATAACAACAGCGGTTGGATGGAGGCCTGTGCTGTAAGCAGGTATAGCAGTAAAACCTTTATGAATATCCGACCCGCTGGCACTTGATAACTGATCAATATGAAAGACTCTATCAAACTTGTTTTTGCGTTTGCCGGGAAAGGGGTTTTCCCCTCTTTGATCAAGATCAAATTGGGGATTGAAAAAAGGAAAAATGTATGCATCCGGAGCTCTTTCTGTCTCTGCCAAATGAAGTGAAGTGTGGTTTTTGATATTGCATGAATAACTGATTTTACCAGAAGATACGAATATACTACTCTGGAAAAGGGTGAAAAACAGTATAAGTTGCATTGTATACTTTAACACTTTTTTGTAATCTCCAAAACATCTTTTGTGAACAGAATAGAAGTATTTTTTTAGGAAATAAAAGCAAGCATAAAAATATTGATTAATCCGATGCTTGCAAAAAGGTTATTTCAACCAGAAAAACAGCATACGGCTGCAAGGTTATTACTTCTTGGTATGAGCCATTGATTATATGAATCTGTTTCGTTTGTTCTGAACCTTCCAGGGAGATATTTGGATCGTTGTTTATCTTATCAATCCACGTCGAAACAGTAATTGTCTGACCTGACAGACTGGTATGATCACCGAAGAAATAGAGGTCATCATGGGTGTTGTGATATACATTATTACAGTCTATAACATCTTGTTCAAATACGTTGCAATCTGGTGGATAACTTCCCGTACTAATGACCTGAGCACAGGCCGATTCTAACGAGGTACTAATGCAGTCTGTAAAAATAGATTCTCTGTCCATTTTAAAACAATTGCCAAGCTGTCTTGTAATTATTGCTATCTGGCTTTCGGTATATCCCTTGTCCTTTAAGTAATAAATAGCTTCCAGGAAGGCCTTTTCCTGAGATTCGCTCTCTGCTTGCAGAACCAACTTATCTACTATTCCATTTGTGCCGCAGGGAGAATCTGTTTGTTCCTCTTCTGTTTTTTTGTTATATCTGCAAGAGTTTGCATGATCCTTATCTATGAGATACGTTGTCATGGTTGCATCTCCTGAGAAAGGAATGTTTTTAAGATTCAAGGTTATTTCTCTCGGATTTTTTCTATATTTTAAGGCGCTTGGGTAGGTTTCCGGAGGGAACGCATTTTTGAGCATTGCTGCGGTGGGAATATAGTTAGAAATCAGTATTCTTATTGTGCGATTGTCGTGTGTTTGAGAGGCAATTGCTGCAAGAAAAGTATCATCATGAACATCTGCTTTCAGTCTGTTTGGGATCTCATTTTCTGGTTCGCCTTGTACGATGGCGAGCGCCTTGAGTGCATTGTAAACAGATTTGATAACACCTTCATTACTCATGGCGCCTGTACTACCTGAAAATAACGGATTATGTTCAAAATCAACGAAATTAAAGAAGGCTTGTTTATCAATACCTGTATCAAGCATATTATGCATGGCATATACAGCGTATGCACTATTCCGTTCTGTAGTATGGTCTTCTAAATCATTGAGACTTGCGTCATAGTTCCACTCATCAATAATAAGGGGTGTGTTTTCATCGTACCCATACTGTTTCAGCCATTGTTTAATAGAACTTGCCATTTCTCTGTATTCTGCTTTTGTCCCCCAAAAATTATTCCATCCAACATACATATGCCAGGTTATAAAATCGATCGGCAGGTTATTTGTCGCTGCATATTTTATAAACTCCTCGATTACCCCTTTATCCCATATAGAAGCACCAGGGCCTCCTATCTTTACATGAGGGTCTGCTTCAAGAGCACCTTTAACGCTGTATTTATATAGGGTAAAGTATTCTTCCTGACTTCCGAACCAGAAATCAGTATTAGAAAAGAGATAGCCCTGGTCTGGCTCATTCCATATTTCGTACCATAAATCCAGGCCTAATTTATATTTATAATAACCCACGATTCCCTTAACATGTTCTGCCCAGGCATCATAATCCGTGGGCGGTGTTGCACCCCAATTCGGTCCACATACATATTTCCCATCCCTCTTTTTTACACATCTTTTGCTCAACCATTTCGGCATACCATAAATGGTTAAGATAAGATCCACTCCCTCTTTCTCATAGGATAACGTTGTGCTATCAAAATCATTCAGGTGCTTTATATATTTTTCAATGTCATTGGATAAATCAGAAACATGATATCTCAGATTGAGTCCAGTCCGGTAGATACTCCCGGCATTTTCAATGTCTTCTTCGTATCTTTTCCGAAAATAAAATTTATAAAAATCATTCCCCCATTGGGAAAGTTCCACTCCCACTGCTGCAATACCTGGCATTTGGCCAAGATTCTGTGAGGCATCTACAGTTATTTCCGTATTGCCTGATGCCTCTTCTGCTTTTGTATAGAGAGGGAAAATCCATGATATCAGAATAATTGCTATTCCTGTTAAATAGAATATTTTTTTCATGTCTGTTATACTTCCGTTCCGGCTACAGGTTAGTGCAATTTTTTAAGACTTCATTGATTCCACTCATTCCGGAGCATGTAACATAACATAGCCGTAACCGGATGAACCACCCCTCTATCTCTTTCTTCCTCTTTTTTGCAATGAGAGGACGAAGGGGGCGGTAAAAAAACTGCTAAATGAGGGGCTTTTGTTAGGCAACATTCATGAGCTAGAGGCCCACATAAAAGCGTGAAAATATATTACCCTCCCTGAATCCCTCCCGTTAAAGGGGGGAAAGTTCCCTCGCCTGGTGCGGGAGAGTGTCTGGGTGAGGGGTATTTTGGTGTCAATAATATATCAGGTTTCTGGCTTTTCTTTTTGACGATTATTACATAAGCGTTGACGATGCCCATATAAACCCAGGTAAATCTTTCGTAGAAAAACGGGTGAAATTGTATCGTTACTATATATGCAATAAAACCTGAAAATAATCCACGGTTTATCCAGGTATTTATGAGCGATTTGTCCGTCAGGCTGACCTTGATAAGATTGTAGAATGTATACGATAATAATACAATATAAAAAAAGAAACCCAATATGCCTACAGCATCTGCGGCTTCAATAAAGGCATTGTGAACAGCCCAGTGTAAGTAATGCGAGGTGTATCTATAGACATCACTCACTCCTACGCCAATAAAAGGATGCCTGTGTATGAACCCGTGAATTCCTTCTCTGGCCAACTGTAACCTGATTCTGTATTCCCCCCAATGACAATCTGCCGAGATTGCCCTGAAAATATCATCCAGAAAACCTGTAAGGTAAATAGCAATGCCTGCTATCAAAGTACAAAAAAAACCATGGATAATGAATTTTGACCATCTCACAGAGATCGAAAAGATCAATCCGATGAAGAGGGAAAGAAATCCGTCTTTGGAAAAAGTCAGCAAGAGCGCGGTTATCATGAGCAAGAAAGAAGAAATGAGCGTAAACCGTTTTTTCAATGCGAAAGGCCCGTTATAAATGAAGTAATTAAAGACGATGAGTATTGCAGTATTGAGAAAAAAGGTAAAGGGCTTATATGTTCCAAAAAAGGCCGGGATTCTCAGAAAAGGTCCTTGAGAGGTCATTTCAAACATCAGTGAAAGATTTTTTTTGTCAACAGGGCCGATAAAAAGCAACCCCGTTGTTTTAAAGAGTATTCCTTGCCCGATCCCGATTAGGGAAGAAATACAGGTGAGAACTACAATGCATTTTACAGCAAAAACAAATAGCTCTCTGCTGTGAATGAAGTTTAAGAGGAGGAACAGAATGAGAATGAATTTTACCAACGTAGGGGCATATATGACAAAGGGAACAATTCTGGCATTCATGAATGAAACAAGCGCTGAGGCAACAAAGGCCATATTGAAAATATCCAGAAGTGATATACAAAGCCTTTTGTCTTTCACGACAGATTGAGAAAACAGGGCGAATAAAGAGACCATCATTACGAGCTCAGTCAGGTCTATTTTGACAAGGGTAGTCAAACTGGTAATATGCATACCGCCAAAAAAAAGCGTGATAAATACCTTTTCCGTATGCCGCTTCGTCAGGAGAATGAACTTCTTTATAAAAGGCAAAAAAAGGGAAAAGAAAAAAAGCAGGGAGGAGACTTCATACGGGTAGAGTTTAAAAATGTTGGTACCCTCTATTGAAATATCAAGCATTTTTGCAAGAATATTTGCTAATAGAGGGTCCAAAACTAAAAATGCGCCTGCGAATCCCCCCCACAATAGTGGGAAAAAGAGGATGCGGGAAAGGGGAAGTACAGAAACTCTCATTTTCTATTTTTTGCCGAGAATAATCAGACGCACCGAATTGGGCTCCATACTTATGTTGAGTGTCGCTGTATCTTTTGTTACATTGACGGCTGCGGTCTCCTTCGATCCCTCCAGAGATATTTCTTTCCATTCGTTGATTTTGTCAATCTGCTCCCGGAGGTAATTTTGTCTAATTGCTTTCAATTTCCTGAACCCCAATGCTATATCTTTTTTTTGAAAACCTTTTTTTGTGAGCTGATCGAAAAGTTCTTTCAAATTCCCTTTGTTTTTAGCAGTTCGAATTTTTTCCCTGAGAATTTCTAAGTGTTTTGTGCTGTAACCTTTCGATAAAAGGAAGTCTTCCAGGTTTTTTTGGGCATATGTATTGGCATCGGCATTTGCCTGCCACACAGCTTTATCGACCATTCCACCGATGCCGCACAGCGTATCTGTGGAAGAAGGCTCGGTTTTTTTGTTCAGTTTGCAGGCATTGCTATTATTGCTGTCAATGGTGTATACGGTTGCCTGGGCAGATGGTGAAAATGAAAGATTGGCGAAGTCAATCTTCAGTGATTTATTGAAAGAGGTTCTTTTTAGCGTATCCGAAAGCTCCGAAGCAATTATCTTTGTTTGAGGGTATTTTGCATTTGATGAAACTTCACCAAGATATGTTAAAACCCCCTCCATGGATGGTTTTTTTTGTAAATGAGAATAGATATTGGCAAGGAATTCAACTACTTCTGTTTTTTGGCCATCTTTTACCCTGGCAATAAACTGATCTTTACAGGCAAGCAAGGTGTCTTTTCTTTTACTCTTCTTTCCTTCCTGGATGCATTCCTTCAGCCAGTTGATTTCTTCAGGAGAAAATCCTGATTTTTCCAGGAGCAATTTCGTAACAGTGGAGCGTAATCTTGCTTGTCTTGGTGCGAAATTGCTTAAGAGTACATAAATGCCATCATCTTTCATTGTGGATATCGCTATAATGTCATCCGCAGAAGATTCTACACGTAACAGCTCCGGAATCTTCTCACCGTCTGGTTTTGTAGCCATAGTTAATGCCTTAAACGAGTTATACACCGGTTTGATTATGCCATGTTTGGTAAACAGGGGCCAATCACCGATAAATTCTGCATTCCGCCTCTCTTTCCGGCGGCTATTTTCATGTGCGTCAACCTGGATATCAAAATCATGTCCATGCCAGTCAACACCTCCCTCCCACATATGGAAAAGTGCGGTTATGGCTTCAGAAGCAGTTTCTTCCGTATCAAGATAATCGTCAGGATAAGGCCATCCGGCCCAATAAGCCCAATCAGAAATATAGATCCTGACATTATCGAGGTTCTTTTCCTTTAACCACTGGGAAACCGTTTTGCCGTCGCTTACAAGCTGGCGTGAATTGTGGGTGAAAGAATGCCAATTGATAAAATCCAGCGGGACATTATTTTTTGCGACATATTCAATGAAACTTTTGAGAAGAGGCTCCCCTTTCGGGTTTTTCCAGCCGCCTTCCTTTTTTGCTAAGTCACCGATGGCGGGAGTAATGCCTTCAAAATCAGCGCCTTCCTTTTTCGCCGTTAAACTCCAGGGGCCGAGGCCGCCAACCTTTATCTCACTGCTCACGTTTTTTGCAGACCTTGCAGCAGCTTCATAATATTGAAAGAGACTCTCCTCCGTTCCCATCCAGAGCCAGTTTGGTTCGTGACCTACAAAAAACCCCAACTTTTTTACTCCAAGTTCGTTTCGTAAAAAACTGAGCGCAAAACCCACCACCTCCCCCCAGAGTTTGAAATCTCGCGGAGGTGATAATTGCTCGATTGTCCACCAGCTTTCATGGGTAAATGCCGGCCTCTTGTCTCCCTGTCTTAAGGAAAGCCAGGCAGGTATCGTAAAGGGATCGAAACCTACGATTAATTCTGCATCCGCCTCTTTTGCCTTTTGGACAACGAGATAGGGTATGCCTGATGGGTGAAAGAACTCGTTCTTGAATTTTTGCTTGTAATCCTCAAGGCTCTTGGTCTTCGGGAGGAAGAGGTCGAAGGTAAATTGTATCGCCTTTGGATGATTGTCTTTAAAGAAACGTTCTATATTATGCCGGTTGTTTGCCTTAACAATCCATATGCTGCTGCTGAAGAGGTCAGGAACCGGTCCCAATCCCTTTGCGGCATCCACTTTCATTTCTATCGTTTCTGAAAAAGTATAGAATGGTTTCACTGTCAGGACGATCAGAATGGTCAATAGAGATAAAAATATCTTCATAGTGTCCTCCTTTTCAAAAGATCATGGTGTTTTTTATAAAACTTTGCATACGATTTAAAATGAGAAAAGAGCAGTTGAATGCCTGTCTTACTCAGGAGTTTCTTTCGCGTTATTCCGCTGACATAATGTT contains:
- a CDS encoding GH39 family glycosyl hydrolase, which encodes MKKIFYLTGIAIILISWIFPLYTKAEEASGNTEITVDASQNLGQMPGIAAVGVELSQWGNDFYKFYFRKRYEEDIENAGSIYRTGLNLRYHVSDLSNDIEKYIKHLNDFDSTTLSYEKEGVDLILTIYGMPKWLSKRCVKKRDGKYVCGPNWGATPPTDYDAWAEHVKGIVGYYKYKLGLDLWYEIWNEPDQGYLFSNTDFWFGSQEEYFTLYKYSVKGALEADPHVKIGGPGASIWDKGVIEEFIKYAATNNLPIDFITWHMYVGWNNFWGTKAEYREMASSIKQWLKQYGYDENTPLIIDEWNYDASLNDLEDHTTERNSAYAVYAMHNMLDTGIDKQAFFNFVDFEHNPLFSGSTGAMSNEGVIKSVYNALKALAIVQGEPENEIPNRLKADVHDDTFLAAIASQTHDNRTIRILISNYIPTAAMLKNAFPPETYPSALKYRKNPREITLNLKNIPFSGDATMTTYLIDKDHANSCRYNKKTEEEQTDSPCGTNGIVDKLVLQAESESQEKAFLEAIYYLKDKGYTESQIAIITRQLGNCFKMDRESIFTDCISTSLESACAQVISTGSYPPDCNVFEQDVIDCNNVYHNTHDDLYFFGDHTSLSGQTITVSTWIDKINNDPNISLEGSEQTKQIHIINGSYQEVITLQPYAVFLVEITFLQASD
- a CDS encoding GH39 family glycosyl hydrolase; translation: MKIFLSLLTILIVLTVKPFYTFSETIEMKVDAAKGLGPVPDLFSSSIWIVKANNRHNIERFFKDNHPKAIQFTFDLFLPKTKSLEDYKQKFKNEFFHPSGIPYLVVQKAKEADAELIVGFDPFTIPAWLSLRQGDKRPAFTHESWWTIEQLSPPRDFKLWGEVVGFALSFLRNELGVKKLGFFVGHEPNWLWMGTEESLFQYYEAAARSAKNVSSEIKVGGLGPWSLTAKKEGADFEGITPAIGDLAKKEGGWKNPKGEPLLKSFIEYVAKNNVPLDFINWHSFTHNSRQLVSDGKTVSQWLKEKNLDNVRIYISDWAYWAGWPYPDDYLDTEETASEAITALFHMWEGGVDWHGHDFDIQVDAHENSRRKERRNAEFIGDWPLFTKHGIIKPVYNSFKALTMATKPDGEKIPELLRVESSADDIIAISTMKDDGIYVLLSNFAPRQARLRSTVTKLLLEKSGFSPEEINWLKECIQEGKKSKRKDTLLACKDQFIARVKDGQKTEVVEFLANIYSHLQKKPSMEGVLTYLGEVSSNAKYPQTKIIASELSDTLKRTSFNKSLKIDFANLSFSPSAQATVYTIDSNNSNACKLNKKTEPSSTDTLCGIGGMVDKAVWQANADANTYAQKNLEDFLLSKGYSTKHLEILREKIRTAKNKGNLKELFDQLTKKGFQKKDIALGFRKLKAIRQNYLREQIDKINEWKEISLEGSKETAAVNVTKDTATLNISMEPNSVRLIILGKK
- a CDS encoding O-antigen ligase family protein, translated to MRVSVLPLSRILFFPLLWGGFAGAFLVLDPLLANILAKMLDISIEGTNIFKLYPYEVSSLLFFFSLFLPFIKKFILLTKRHTEKVFITLFFGGMHITSLTTLVKIDLTELVMMVSLFALFSQSVVKDKRLCISLLDIFNMAFVASALVSFMNARIVPFVIYAPTLVKFILILFLLLNFIHSRELFVFAVKCIVVLTCISSLIGIGQGILFKTTGLLFIGPVDKKNLSLMFEMTSQGPFLRIPAFFGTYKPFTFFLNTAILIVFNYFIYNGPFALKKRFTLISSFLLMITALLLTFSKDGFLSLFIGLIFSISVRWSKFIIHGFFCTLIAGIAIYLTGFLDDIFRAISADCHWGEYRIRLQLAREGIHGFIHRHPFIGVGVSDVYRYTSHYLHWAVHNAFIEAADAVGILGFFFYIVLLSYTFYNLIKVSLTDKSLINTWINRGLFSGFIAYIVTIQFHPFFYERFTWVYMGIVNAYVIIVKKKSQKPDILLTPKYPSPRHSPAPGEGTFPPLTGGIQGG